CGTTGATTTTCTTGAAGAAATCGATGTCCGCCATCACGAGCGCGAAGGGATGCCCGAAGCGCGTCGCGCGCTGGCATTCCTCCGCGACCATGCGGTCGAACTCGCGGCGGTTGTGCAGGCCGGTGAGCGCGTCGCGCGTGGCCAACAACTTCAGCTGCCCCATCGTCTCGCCGAGCTTGCGCGCGTAGCGGATCGCGTGCTCGAGGATGCGCGCGTTGAGGTCGCCCTTCACCAGATAGTCCATGGCGCCCGCTTCCATCGCTGCGTCGTCGATCTCGTCGCTCGCGTCGGCGGTCAGAAACACGACGGGCGTCCCGCCGTCGGCGGCACGTGCCTCGCGCAGCAGCTCGAGTCCGTCCCGCTCGCCCAAACGGTAGTCGAGCAGGCAGACGGAGTATTTGCCGGAAAGGAGTTTCTTCAACCCGGTGTCGTAATCGGCCGCCACCTCCAGCTCCCACGGTCCGCTGCGGAACTTGGCCACGAAGCCCTGCACGAGATGATGCTGCAGACGATCGTCGTCGATCAGCAGAATCCTGCGCGCGCGCGTGACCATGGCGTTCAAGCGGCTCCGCGCACGCCGGCGACGAGGTCGGCGGCCTTCGCTTTGAGTTGCGGCGCGATCGCGTCGCGCGCAGCGAGGTTGGCCTTGATCACGTTGACCAGCGCCGAGCCGACGACCACGCCGTCCGTCCGCGAAGCGGCGACGGCGCGAACCTGCTCGCGATTCGAAATACCGAAGCCGACGACGACCGGCAGCGCCGTGTGCGCCTTGATGCGTGCGACCGCCTCGCCGATGCCCGCGGCCACTTCGCCGCGCTCGCCCGTCACGCCCTCGCGGGAAACGTAGTAGATGAAGCCGGTCGCCGCGCCGCAGATCTTTACAAGGCGCGCGTCGGGTGTCGTCGGCGCGACGATGAACACGCTCTTCATCCCGTGCGCCTGGCACGCGGCGCTGAAGTCTCCGGCTTCCTCCGGCGGCAGGTCGAGCACGAGCATGCCATCAGCGCCGGCTTCCTTCGCCGCGCGCACCGAGGCGTCGACGCCGTTCGCGAACACGAGGTTGTAGTAGGTGTAGAAGACCACCGGCACCGCGCTGAACTCGCGGATGCGCCGCACGAGTTCGAGCACGCGCGCGACCGTCATGCCGCTCTCGAGCGCGCGTTGGGCGGCGAGTTGATTGGTGAGTCCGTCCGCCAGCGGATCGGAGAACGGCACGCCGAGTTCCAGCACGTCGACGCCCGCCTCGATCACTGCGCGACAGGCGGCGAGCGAGGTGTCGAAGTCCGGATCGCCCGCGCACAAGTAGGCGACGAAGGCGGCGCGTTTTTCGGCGCGGGTGCGGGCAAAAGCGTCGGCGATGCGATCCATGGGAGCGGCGAACAGAGCACACGCCGCAGGCGAGGCGCAACGCGGAATTGCGTCAGGCGCGGGGCGTAGAACGCAACCGGCTCAGAGACGGAACTCGACCAGCACCGGCCGGTGATCCGACAGGTAGCTGCGCACCACTGTCACCTCGGGGTCGCAGCACTGGCTCGGCAGGTAGATGTAGTCCAGGGCCCGACTCGGGAAAAAGGACGGGAACGTGTGCAGCGCCCGCCCGGCGAGCCCCTTGGGCAGAAGCGTGTAGTTGTCGAACTCCTCGAAGTAACCGAGCAACATCGCCGTCGCGTCGGGCGTGTGGGAGGGGTTGTTCATGTCGCCGCACAGAATCGGCCGCGCACGCCAATGGGCTCCGCGATGCATCCGCTGGTGATCGATAAACTCGATGAGCCGCGCCGCCTGCTTGAGGCGTGAGGTGCGCGAGCGGTGGTGCATGTGGACGCTCATCACCGGCACGCGTCCGGCCGGCGTCTCGATCTCGGTGAAGAGCGCGCCTTTTTCGCCGATCACCCGCCGGCCAAACGGGACATTTTCGTGGTGGGCAATCGGGTAGCGCGACAGGACGGCATTGCCGTAGTTCAGGTGCAGATGTCCCCCGAAGCGTGCGAGGCGGTTGTTCACACCGTGGACGAAATGCGGCAGCCCGGTGTGCTCGGCGAGAAACGCGAGGTGGTCGAAGCTGCCGTTCCAGCGCGAGTTCTCGTCGATCTCCTGGAGCGCGACGATGTCGGCATCGAGGCGCTTGATGAGGTGCGCGATGTTGACGAGCTGGGCCCGAATCCGGGCGCGCGACCGCAACGTTTGGTGGAGACTCAGCCCGCGGGCGTGGGCGATGTTGTAGGTCAACAGTCGGATCCGCGCCATGTTGTGAAACCAAGCCTGCTTCGCCGCGGGCGCAACGGGGAAATGACGAGAGAAGGATTGACAGCCAGCGGGCCGCTGGGGAACTTCACCGCTCGTTTTTTCACGGCGGTCATAGCTCAGTTGGTTAGAGCACAAGATTGTGGATCTTGGGGTCGCGGGTTCGAGTCCCGTTGGCCGCCCCATTTTGCGAGGACAGGACCGACTCCCGCCCGGATGCTGTTAACGGGAACGTAACGTCCGGTCCGTTGCCCGGGCCGATATTAGCAGGCAGCTAGCTTTGCCATGTTGCCCGCCTCCTCCGTGAACCGCGAAATCCCCGGCCCCGAGCCGACGGAGGATGCCGCCGTATTCAAGGTGGACCTCGCGAATCTCGCCCACCACCGCCGGAGCGTGGAGGCCCAGACTCCGCTCGCGGAGGTGCAAAAACTGTTTCAGCAGATCTCGCAGGATTTCTTCGCCATCACTGAGGCGGGCAGAGTGACGGGACTCTGCTCGCGCGCGACGGTGGGATTCATGCTCGGCTCGCGCTACGGCTTCGCGCTCTACGGCTCGACGCCGGTCGCGGCCGCCCGGGCGCCCCGGCCGCTCATCTACCGTCCGGACGTGCCGCTCCGCGAAGTGCTCGACGGCGCGCTTTCCCGGTGCGGGTCGGAATTCTTCGAGGATGTCGTGCTCGTCAACGACACGCAGGAGCTGCTGGGGTTGATTCCCGTGCCGCGCTTGGCGCGCCTGCAGCTGCAGCTCTTCGGTCACCAGCTGAAGCGGGCCATCGAGCAGGACGACGCCCTGCGGCAGCAGAATCTCGAGCTCTTCCAGATCAACCACCAGTTGCGCCAGTCGCAGGGGCGCTACAAGGCCCTGTTCGAAAACAACGCCCTGGGCGTGGCGCTGCTCGATCCTCACGGCGCCATCGTCGCTCACAACCGTCGCTTCGAACAGGTTCTGCAACTCGAGGCCCGCCCGAGCCCCGCGCGCTTCGAACT
This region of Opitutia bacterium genomic DNA includes:
- a CDS encoding endonuclease/exonuclease/phosphatase family protein, with amino-acid sequence MARIRLLTYNIAHARGLSLHQTLRSRARIRAQLVNIAHLIKRLDADIVALQEIDENSRWNGSFDHLAFLAEHTGLPHFVHGVNNRLARFGGHLHLNYGNAVLSRYPIAHHENVPFGRRVIGEKGALFTEIETPAGRVPVMSVHMHHRSRTSRLKQAARLIEFIDHQRMHRGAHWRARPILCGDMNNPSHTPDATAMLLGYFEEFDNYTLLPKGLAGRALHTFPSFFPSRALDYIYLPSQCCDPEVTVVRSYLSDHRPVLVEFRL
- a CDS encoding tryptophan synthase subunit alpha yields the protein MDRIADAFARTRAEKRAAFVAYLCAGDPDFDTSLAACRAVIEAGVDVLELGVPFSDPLADGLTNQLAAQRALESGMTVARVLELVRRIREFSAVPVVFYTYYNLVFANGVDASVRAAKEAGADGMLVLDLPPEEAGDFSAACQAHGMKSVFIVAPTTPDARLVKICGAATGFIYYVSREGVTGERGEVAAGIGEAVARIKAHTALPVVVGFGISNREQVRAVAASRTDGVVVGSALVNVIKANLAARDAIAPQLKAKAADLVAGVRGAA
- a CDS encoding diguanylate cyclase; the protein is MVTRARRILLIDDDRLQHHLVQGFVAKFRSGPWELEVAADYDTGLKKLLSGKYSVCLLDYRLGERDGLELLREARAADGGTPVVFLTADASDEIDDAAMEAGAMDYLVKGDLNARILEHAIRYARKLGETMGQLKLLATRDALTGLHNRREFDRMVAEECQRATRFGHPFALVMADIDFFKKINDTHGHQVGDEVLKHVASLLAGQLRVVDRIARYGGEEFAILMVETDRKQAVEGIQRLFALLAETPCQPAGTELTLNVTLSAGLAIMPDDSATCEQLIAAADKALYAAKHAGRNRVVTAHSLKN